From the Bacteroidia bacterium genome, the window AGGTTACTCCTGTTCAGTTCCAGCTCAATATACTGCTTGAGTTTCTTTTCCTGACCAGTTATTACCCTTACCACATACCACTTAAATTCGCTCATTTTAGAAGCGCCTTATTTATTGAAAGATCTCATAAAACACCTCAAATGTATTTTCAAACACTGTGTCCATAATAAAAACCAACAGTGCGATTATCAAAGATGCAATCAATGTAATTATTGCGCTTTCCTGCAGCTCCTCCCAGGTAGGCCAGGTTACTTTGTACAGCAACTCGTCCACGGTGAGCTTTAAAGAATTTCTCCACTTTTCAAGCATAGAATTATTGCTTAGCACGGGTGGTAAGATTCGAACTCACGACCTTTGGTTTTGGAGACCACTGCTCTACCAACTGAGCTACACCCGTGTCCTGTTTAAAGGATTAATTATTTGTCAATCTCAGTAACCTGGCCGGCACCTACCGTACGTCCACCTTCGCGAATCGCAAAGCGAAGACCTTTGTCAAGTGCGACCGGAGCTATCAGCTTTACGCTTATGGTTACATTGTCTCCCGGCATAATCATTTCCACATTTTCAGGAAGCGTGATTTCTCCGGTAACATCTGTTGTACGCAGATAAAACTGAGGACGGTATTTGTTGAAAAAAGGAGTGTGGCGTCCGCCTTCTTCTTTTTTCAGGATATATACCTCGGCTTTAAATTCTGTGTGCGGAGTGATGGAGCCAGGTGCGGCAATTACCATCCCTCTTTTAATCTGTGTTTTTTCAATTCCTCTGAGCAGAATTCCAGCGTTATCGCCTGCTTCACCTCTGTCAAGCAACTTCCGGAACATTTCTACTCCGGTTACGGTGCTCTTCAGTGGTTGCTCTGAGAATCCAACTATTTCTACAGGATCCCCTGTGTTTATGATTCCTTTTTCAATTCTTCCGGTGGCGACAGTACCACGACCGGTGATTGAAAAAATATCTTCAATTGGCATGAGGAATTTAAGCTCTGTAGCGCGGGGTGGTACAGGGACAAATTCATCCACTGCCGTCATCAGTTCTTCAACTGTTTTCACCCACTGCTCTTCACCATTAAGGGCTCCTAATGCAGAGCCGCGAATGATGGGTGTGTTATCTCCGTCAAAATCGTAGAAAGAGAGCAGATCGCGAATTTCCATTTCAACAAGGTCCAGCAATTCTTCATCGTCTACCATATCCACCTTATTCATGAATACGACAAGCTTTGGTACACCTACCTGGCGGGCCAGCAAGATGTGTTCACGGGTTTGAGGCATAGGTCCATCCGTTGCTGCTACAACAAGGATAGCACCGTCCATTTGGGCAGCACCTGTAACCATGTTTTTAACATAGTCAGCGTGACCTGGACAGTCAACGTGAGCATAATGGCGACTATCCGTCTGATATTCTACATGCGAAGTATTAATGGTAATACCTCTTTCCTTTTCTTCAGGTGCGTTATCAATTGAATCGAATGAACGCGTTTCAGCAAAACCTTTTGATGATAATACAGTAGTGATGGCTGCAGTCAGGGTAGTTTTACCGTGGTCTACGTGGCCAATCGTACCAATGTTTACGTGAGGCTTACTCCTTTCAAATTTTTCCTTTGCCATAGCTAAACACTTAGATTGATTTCGGTGTGAAAATATTTTAGATTTAACGGAAATTCGAGCCAATGACGGGACTTGAACCCGTGACCTCGTCCTTACCAAGGACGCGCTCTACCACTGAGCTACATCGGCTACAAAAAAAGAGCGGGAAATGGGGCTCGAACCCACGACCCTCAGCTTGGAAGGCTGATGCTCTAGCCATCTGAGCTACTCCCGCTTTTTAACAAGATTTTGGATTAATAGATAGCAGATCGTTTGGAAGCGTTGATTTGCTAATTATAAACCTTTAATCGAACTACGTGGGGAGAGCAGGATTCGAACCTACGAAGGCATAAGCCAGCAGATTTACAGTCTGCCCCAGTTGGCCACTTTGGTATCTCCCCAAATTTGTATTTCTTTGAGCCGATGGAGGGATTCGAACCCCCGACCCGCTGATTACAAGTCAGCCGCTCTGGCCAGCTGAGCTACATCGGCAACAATTATTTTCAATAATTTAAAGAACATTATGGCGTGCCACCGCCAAAAAAAGGACTGCAAAGATATAGAAAAGGGCTGCGATTAAATGTAATCATTTTCCCTTTTATTTTTCCTTCAGTTTATCCTTGTACTTTTTGAGTTGCCGGCTCATTGTTTCTATGGCTTTTTCAAGCGCTTCTTCGAAGGTGGTGGCATCTTCTTTTACAAATAATGTCTGATCCTTCACTATTAGTTTTACCTCTAGCTCTTTACTCACACCGCCATTTTCTCGCAGATAAACTACGGTATGTACTATATTTTCATAGTAGCGCTCCAGCTTTTGAAGTTTGCGTTCAATCAGTTCAGTAAGTTGACTATTGACTCCTTCAGGTATTTTTTCGAATTCTACTTTCATGGAATGAGCTTTTACTTCTTGCCGGCTCTGGGATGAGCCTGCTTGTATGATTGTTTTAATTTTTCAATGGAGACGTGGGTATAAACCTGCGTTGCTGCCAGGCTATTATGGCCAAGTAATTCTTTTATCGCGTTGAGATCCGCACCCCGGTTCAGCAAATGAGTAGCAAAAGAATGACGGAGTATATGTGGGCTTCGCTTCTCAAGCGAAGTTACTTGCGACAAATAGTTTTTGATCGTCCTGTAAATAAGCATCTCGTATGCAGGCTTTCCTTTATCGGTTGTTATAACGTTGGCCGCTGAATTATGTCTTTCCTTCTGAACTTGGAGAAAAGTCTTGAATTCTTCAATCAGCTTTTTATGCAGCGGAATGAGGCGTTCTTTATTTCCTTTTCCGTGTACCTTAATAAAGCCATCTACCAGATTTACGTCTTCAATTTTAAGTTTTACCAATTCACCAAGCCGGATGCCGGTACCATAAAGCAACTCCAACATTAGTCTATCCCGGTGGCCTTCATACGTATCAGGGAATGCTATGCGGTCCAGAAGCTTCAGTAATTCCTTTTCAGAAGGATTGCGGATAACCGTTTCTGTCCTTTTTGGAGGGAGTACTCTCTTAGCCGGGTTTTCTGCTAATATGTTTGCTATCATCAGGTATCCAAAAAAAGTACTTAGTGAGGAACGTTTTCGGCCGATTGAGGATGCGGAAATACCATTTTGGCTAAGTGCGGCAATCCAGGATTTTACGTGCTGCTCCTCTATTTCCTGAATAGTTGAGATTTCGTAAAAGACACCGGCATACTCCAAAAATCCAGATACGTCATTAAGATAGGCAGTAATGGTGTGATGGGAATATTTCTTTTCATCTCTGAGCCAGGACGAGAAGTGCTCCAGGTGCCGGTCCATCAGGGCATGAATTAGCTTTCCTGTTGACGCATATGCTCGCGATAGCCCGCTTTAATAACTTCGGTACGCCTTTCAACTGAAGGCTTTACAAAGAACTGACGGCTACGATACTCACGGAAAACACCGCTCTTTTCAAGCTTTTTCTTGAAGCGTTTCAAGGCGCGGTCAATTGATTCATTCTCCTTAATAGACACTTTGATCATAATGTTATTTTATTTTGGCCCGCAAAGGTAGAAAAAAGGAATCGGGATTTGAACGACTGCTTCCTGCTCTTTAATTGCGAAGAAGTTCGCGGCTAATGACGAGCTTCTGTATCTCTGAAGTACCTTCTCCGATGGTGCAGAGTTTCGAATCGCGGTAAAATTTCTCTACCGGATAATCTTTGATGTAGCCATAACCACCAAAAATCTGCACGGCTTCATTGGAAATTTTGACACAGATCTCAGAAGCATAATATTTTGCCATTGAGGAAATAGTTGTGACTTTTTCTCCACGGTTCTTTATGTCGGCTGCTTTTAAAGTCAGGAGTTCTGCGTTTTCTATCTCTAGGGCCATGTCTGCCAGCTTGAACTGAATGGCCTGAAAATCCGCGATGGGCCGGTTAAATTGATGGCGCTCCTTGGAATAGTTCAGTGCGGCTTCATAAGCGCCTTTTGCAACACCCAGCGAAAGGGCAGCTATGGATATTCGTCCCCCGTCCAGCACTTTCATTGCCTGCACAAACCCTTCACCCTCTTTGTCAAGGATTTGATCTTTATGCACCCGGCAGTCCTCGAATATCAATTCAGTGGTTTCAGAGGCACGCATTCCCAGTTTATCTTCTTTTCGCCCGGCCTTAAATCCCGGAGTGCCCTTATCAATTATGAATGCTGTCATCCCGTGCGAATCTCCGGTTTCGCCTGTGCGAATTATTACGACTGCCACATCACCGCTTTTGCCATGAGTAATGAAATTTTTAGCACCGTTGATCACATAATGATCTCCATCCTTTACTGCAGTGGTTTTCATATTTCCGGCATCAGACCCCGTATTGGGTTCTGTAAGACCCCATGCACCAATCCATTCGGCTGTGGCAAGTTTAGGGAGGTATTTCTTCTTTTGCGCAGCGTTACCAAACTGCATTATATGGCCGGTACAAAGCGAATTATGCGCGGCCACCGATAGGCCGATTGAAGGATCAATTTTACCGATCTCGCTTATCACCGTCACATATTCCAGGTAGCCAAATCCGGATCCTTTATATTCCTGAGGAACCAGCACACCCATAAGTCCAAGTTCTCCAAGCTCTTTCATGACAGAGACAGGAAACTCCTGGGACTCGTCCCATTTCATAATATTCGGCCTGATCTTCTTTTCTCCAAAGTCACGGATCATTTCCGCAATCATGCGCTGGTTCTCATTCTGGCTAAAATCCATTTATTAAATTTTGGCAAAATTATGAAAAGAATTATTCGCTTGCTGATACTCCGGCAACCACATAGATTTCAAGTTTTTCAAACTGGTCCTTGTTTATAAGATGAATCTTCCTAAGCTCATTTATATCTGAATAGGCTCCATGCTGTTCCCTGTAGTTCACTATGGCATTCGCAATTTTATACCGGATATAAGGGTGGTTTTTAAGTTCATCAAACCCGGCTGTGTTAATATTTATCCTTTTAATGGAAGTGTCATTTAAAATGACCTGAGGGGCAATTTCCGGATAGCGGGTACTGTCTATTCCCCATACTTCCATTAATTGCTCCTTGGCTACAAAACCTCCCAACTGTTCGCGGTACGCAATGATCCTTGAAGAGAAAGCCGGGCCGATGCCTCTCACAAGTGTTAGTTCTGCAGAATCCGCCTGGTTAATATCTACTATGATTTTTTCGTCAGGCTTGCTCCAATCATCCCGGCTTTCATACTGATAGTTGTTTTCTGAATAAGAATCCGGCTTGCGTTCTGCTTCTTCAGGAAGATCAATGAATGGCCGGATTTTCCGGAATACTTCATCATCCAAGCCGTAAATGCGGGATAGATCATCTTTGGTTTTAAAGCTGCCGCCTTTGCTGCGGTATTTAATAATATTACCGGCCACATATCTTTTGAGTCCTAATTCTTCAAACTCAGCGGCAGAAGCTGTATTAGGATCAAATTTAAAATATCGTGGTTTTGTGGTTTCTGACGTTGTAAGTTCTTCATCCACGAAGTCATTATATTCTTCTACAGTAGTGTCATGGGTGGCCAATTGCTGGCCCTGGCGGTATTCTGCCACCATTTGCTTCAGTTCGCTGAAATCGCCTTCGGTTTTGGGGTGATAAAAATCCAACAGATAATAAATTGCCAGGAACAGGATCATTAACCAGCCCAGTACCAACAAGGCTCTTCGTTCTGCTTTCCTGAAGCTAAAGTAATCCTGGATTTTTCGCCACATTGCTTTTGGTTTCTATAAAAAAGGGAGGGCTAATATACAAAGAGTTACGAAATGCAAAATGGCTTTAAGTGCAGCCATTTTGCAATCCTTTAAATTTGCCGGCTATGATAACGATCATTGCCGGAACTAACCGGCCGTTCTCCAATAGCCGCGTAGTTGCTGATGTTTATGCCGCCACGCTCAGGCGAATGGATGCCAACTGCGAGGTGCTTGATCTGCAGGGATTGCCACCTGATTTTATGTTTTCTGCAATGTTTGATAATGCAGGGAAGGATCCTGAATTCAACAAGTTTCAGCAAGTGATTGATGCTTCTGAGAAATTTGTGATCATTATACCGGAATATAATGGATCCTTTCCGGGAGTGCTGAAGGCTTTTTTTGATGCGCTTGATTATCCCGGCAGCCTGGCAGGAAAAGTCTGTGCATTGGTAGCCATCTCTTCGGGCTCGCAGGGCGGCTCCTTAGCCCTGAGTCATTTTACTGATATTCTCAATTACCTGGATATGCCGGTGCTTCCTCAAAAACCACGGTTATCGTTTATCCACCAGCATCTGGAAGAGCAGGAACTGACGCACCGCCCGTTCATGTCTCTCATCGAAATCCAGGCAAAGGCGCTTCTGGATTATAATGGATAGAAAAACCGGGAATATTTTTTAAAAACAATGCGATCCATTTCCTAATAGGAGACGCTTGAAGCTCCTTCATTCCCTGTGTGCTGCATTGGATATGGCTTCCATCTTTGATTAGCTTTGCACCCCTATAAAAAATCAATCATAATAATGGCTTCAGGAATTCAGAAATTAAACCTGTCCGATCTTGATCTGAAAACCATAAAAGCGCCTACCGGTACGCTTCTTCATACCAAAGGCTGGGTGCAGGAAGCAGCTTTGCGGATGCTGATGAACAACCTGGATGCTGAAGTAGCTGAAAAACCTGAAGAACTCATTGTGTATGGGGGTTCAGGTAAAGCTGCCCGAAATAAGGAGTCGCTTATTTTGATCATGAAGGCGTTGCAGGATCTGGAAGAGGATGAAACATTATTAGTGCAGTCGGGAAAGCCGGTAGGAATATTACCGACCCACAAGGATGCTCCCCGTGTGATCATTTCCAATTCTATGCTGGTGCCGAAGTGGGCGGAGTTTGAATATTTCCTGGAACTTGAGAAAAAGGGACTGACGATGTACGGCCAGATGACGGCCGGTTCCTGGATCTACATCGGTTCGCAGGGAATTGTGCAGGGAACTTACGAAACCTATGCTGCGATGGCCAACCAGCATTTTAACGGATCGCTGCGGGGAACGCTCAATGTTACCGCTGGTCTTGGAGGAATGGGAGGCGCACAACCGCTTTCCATCACCATGAATGAAGGCGTTGCGCTCATCGCGGAAGTAGAAAAGTGGCGGATAGAAAAACGCATTCAGACGCGCTACCTTGATGAATATTATATAGATATAGATGAAGCTATTGACCACGCCCTGAATGCGAAGGAGGAGCAACGGCACATCAGCATTGCGTACCATGGAAATATTGTTGACCTGCTCGAGCGTTTGCTGAAAAGAGACATCGTTCCGGAAACTGTAACAGACCAAACTTCAGCACATGATCCGCTGAATGGCTACCTCCCACAGGGGATCAGTGTGGAAGAAGGGGAGGAGTTGCGAAAGTCCGATCCTTCCGCTTATATGAAGAAAGCGTATGAAAGCATGGGCCGGCACGTGAAGCTGATTCTGCAATTAAAAGATAAAGGGGCAATTGCCTTTGATTATGGAAACAACCTGCGTGGACGCGCTAAGGAGCAGGGCGTTGCCAATGCTTTTGATTATCCGGGTTTTGTTCCGGCCTACATCCGGCCGCTCTTCTGCGAGGGCAAAGGCCCATTCCGCTGGGCGGCACTTTCGGGCGATCCGCAGGATATTTATGAAACTGACAAAAAGATCCTTGAACTTTTTCCTAATGATGAACCGCTTGCCCGCTGGATAAAAATGGCGCAGGATAAAATTGCCTTTCAGGGGCTTCCATGCCGGATATGCTGGCTCGGCCAGGGTGCCAGGGAAAAAGCCGGAGTCGCTTTCAATCAAATGGTGGCGGAAGGCAAATTGAAGGCACCCATCGTCATTGGCCGCGATCACCTTGATACCGGCTCGGTGGCTTCACCCAACCGCGAAACCGAAGCGATGAAAGACGGCTCTGACGCGATTGCCGACTGGCCTATTCTCAACGCCCTCATCAATACAGCCGGTGGAGCCTCCTGGGTTTCGGTGCATCATGGCGGAGGCGTGGGCATTGGCTATTCCATTCATGCCGGAATGGTGATCGTGGCAGACGGAACGGCAGATGCGGTAAAACGGCTCCGCAGGGTGCTGCACAATGATCCCGCTACAGGCGTGATCCGTCATGCAGATGCAGGATATGACATTGCCATTGATACTGCACGGCAGCACCGGCTTGACCTGAAAGAACGGTTGAAATGATTAGTAACATAAGCGAGAATTTTCTTGAAACCCGCAGGACTGCACGCTATTTTACAGCGGGAAATGCAGAATCCGCCCGCCATGTGGTTTACCTGCTTCACGGCTACGGCCATTCGGCAGCCCAAATGCTGGAACGGCTGTCACCCGCATTGCCTGCTGCGTTCGTGGTGGCACCTGAGGGCCTGAGCAGATATTACAAGGAAGGCTACAATGGTCGTGTTGGAGCAAGCTGGATGACCAAGGAAAGTCGCGAGCAGGAAATTTCCGATTATATATTTTATCTGGATCATCTGCACCGGCACCTGTTTCCAGGCCAGAGCCCTCCTGTCACAATTCTTGGATTTTCGCAGGGAGCATCTACGGCAGCACGATGGGCTGCTCTGGGAAAGGTGCAGCCACAACTCCTCATTTTGTGGGGTGGCAAGCTTCCGCCCGATCTTCCTGACAATGCCATCTCAAAGTTGCTGAAAAATACAGCGCTGCATTATATTACTGGAACGGAGGATCAATTTGTAACGCCTGATGTTTTATCAAATGAAAAGGAACGCCTGGAAAAACTGGGAGTTTCTTTTAATTTATTTAATTACGAGACAGGCCACAAATTTGAATTAAAAGTACTTGCATCCTTTTTGGAAAAAAATCCTCTTTATGGTTAAAAGTAAAAATTCAAATGAAGATCAAAAAGCATATTCGTTTTAATATTCCGGCCTTGCTGTTATCGTTGCTAATATTTCAGGCATGTGAAGAACAGCCGGTAAACCTGATGGTTCCTTATAATCCGCCACCTGTGCTGGTAACGGTACCGCCTGTAGCGGCACCTGCCGAAATCATTTTTGGAATGGACTTCACGGTAAAAATGGACAGCGTACTCGCTGCCCAACATCTGGATTGGGATAACATTACACATATCAACACAAACCACCTGACGCTGAATGCTGTGGACGGAGAGCAAATCATCTCGGTACCCCTGGATTCCATTCGTATATATCTCGAAACCGATGACACCGGAAGAGTGCTGATTGGCCACCGTTACCAAAATTTGCTGGACAGCACCTCTCTCATCTCCATATCACCCGACCGGAACGACCTCACACAACATCTGAGATCCGATACCCTCCAATTGATCCTGGCCGCAATGATCCGCGAAGATTTTACGGATACGCTTGTTATGCGGCTAGACATGGAGTGGCATATCAGGGCAGAGGAGCAGGGCGAATAGCATCGTTTAGATAGAATCCTTACAACTGAGACAACCGCATTATTAATCTTTGCATCTCAGTATAGCCTGTTGGCAAATATTTTATCTTCGTAACGAAAAAAACACAATGAATAACATGAACTATTTTAGAATTTTCAGCCAGGTATTGCTCGCAGGAATAATGGGTTTTACTGCCTCCTGCTCCAAAGACAATTTGTCTGTAGCTTTTTCCTTTAATGCAGCAGATATTCATTTCACGGTTGATTCCACTGATCAATTTGGGAGTTTCGATGTAGTGAAAGAAGACATGCCGAACAACCTGAATGCAATGGCCGAGGAAAACGGAGTTGATCCCTCCAGCGTTTCCTCGCTCACTATAGAGCGGGTGGTAATAGCCATCGAAGATCCGGCAGACGCCAATTTTGATGTTGTATCTTCAGCCGAAGTATTTATCTCCACGCCCACCATTGAGGAGGTAAGGATTGCTTCCAAAACAGACATAGAAGCGGGCGCCACATCCATTCTCCTGGACGTAACGGACGAAAATCTTCTTAACTATTTCCACGAAGATGTAATAAACGTGAGGGTAAACCTGGTGACTACCGCCCCGGTCGAGAAATCGGTTGACATGAAGACCAGCATAGTATTTAACTCCAAAGGCGAGGTATTGTAATAAAAGATAAGTTTTCTTTAAATATAGAAAGGCCGTTCTTGATTTTAAGGGCGGCCTTTTCTTATTGGGAATAACTATAATAAACTTTTACCAAAAAGAAATAATTGGTGAATACTTTTGAGGAATCTGGCGTTGGGCTGGGGTAAGGAACTTTAGCTTGTTATTTGGAATTCAGGGGACCATCCTCATACTACCTCCTGTGGAAAAATTTCTTTTCTCCTATCCAAACCCCACCTTAACTTTCCCTCTTTTTTCAGGGATCTTTATCATTTAAACTGAAACAGCCATGAGTAATGTCTATCAACTCAAAATCATCCTTGAAGGAAGCGAGCCGGTAATCTGGCGCTCCGTGCAAGTGCAAGCCGATACTTCCCTTTATGAGCTGCACGAGATCATCCAAGTGCTGATGGATTGGGAAGATTACCACATGTTTTCGTTTGAGGTGAATGGCAATCATATTTCTGAGTTACCGGGGGAATTCGAGCCGGAAGAGGAAGAAGCAGATGATAAAATGAGCATCAAGCTTTCTGAGGAGATACGGAAGGTGGGTGACAATTTTATTTATACATACGGTCATGAGAATAACTGGCGGATGTTAGTGGAGGTGGAGCGGATGATGCCGGATAAATCGGACGCATATTATCCTGTATGTACGGCAGGTGAGAATGCTTCTCCGCCAGAAGATACCGGGGGTATCATAGAATATGTCACGATGTTGGCTGCTCTTTCGGATCCGAAACATAAGGAGCACAAAGATGCCGTGGACTGGCTAGGCGGGGATTGGGATGCGGAATTCTTTGATCTCGCACGGGTAAATAGGGAGCTGCTGAGGATAAATTCTGATTCTTATCCGGACGAATATGGCCTGCGCACATACGATGATGTGAAGAACCTGAATAAACCTACAGTTTTGCTGGATGATGAAATACCTGCTGAGGGCATACATGAATGGCTGGAAGCCGCGCTGAATGAAGAAGGATCGCTTGAGCATTCGGCAATGACGCGACTGAGGGATAAGGGTTTGGACGAGTTCGAGGCGATGGCGGCCATTGCAGGGGCTATGGCTGTGGAATGGTATTATTACATGAAACATGGCGTGGATCAACTGGATGAGCGGTACCGGATAAACCTGGAGCGCCTGCCGGAGCAGCCCCTCGAAGTCCCCGACCTGGAGCATGCCGTGCAGATCATTGAGCAGGCCACCTATGGCATTCCCATAGAGGCCATTGAATACCTGCGAAACCAACCAACGGAAAATGTACTTGACATCATCGTGGAGGGGTTGGAAAAAGCTTATGACAGAAGCCGGTTTTACAAAGAGGAAACTAATCAGTGGATGTCTGCACCGCTGTTCTATGCCATTGCAGCCGAAGCTCATACACATGAGCGCCTCATTGAACCGGTTTTTGGACTTTACCTTACCAGCCCTTATGCCACCGATTTTATACACGAACAGGGAAATTATTTATTGAGCCAGCTTTCTGAAAAATACAGGGATATTGTGGTGCCGAAGGTCATTGAGGCAGCACATCCGGATTCGCCTTACGCATCGGGCTCCATAATTTATCTTTATGATGGAATTCAATATGCCGATCCTGCAAAGTATGGGGCACAAATTTTAGCAGTACTGGAAAATCCTGACACACCTATCAGGGACCAATGGGCGCATGCGGTGGCAAACCTCCAGTTGAAGGAGGCGATCCCAATGATCAAGGCGATTATCAGGAAGCGGGAAGCGGTGAAGCAGCGGAGAGGAACTATCAGTGCCTGGTGGGAATTTCATGATATTATAGAGTATAAAGAGGCTTTGGAAAAACTGGAATCAGGTGAATCAAAGTTCCCGGCCCAGGACGGGCCTAATCATCTTAACCGAGGGGATTGGCGCGAATACTATAAGCAATGGGAGGACAGGTTCTATGATCAATATGAGGCGGAAGAGGACGATGAGGAGGACGAGGATGAGGAATGGGGTTCCTGGCCTATAGTCAAAGATAATCCTGTTTCAAAAATGTTTAAAGACATCCACCAAAAGCCCACGCCATATATAAAAGAAAAGAAACCGGGACGAAACGATCCCTGCTACTGTGGCAGCGATAAGAAATACAAAAAGTGCTGCATGAAGAAAGATGAGGCAGTGGAGGAGATGTAATCAATGGAAGTGGGTTGGGTAACTTTTGACCCTCAGAAGTACCAGGAATATTTCTGTTCTCTGCATCAATATATATTGCAGCTAAATTGTCCATTTCAGACGGTACATGGACGGGTGGGCAGTACATTATTTTCGTGCCATCTTCACGAATTGGGTGTTTTCAAAAGCTTTAAATTTTCCTTTTAATAGTTTTATTTTTGTCTTAATTCCAAATTGATCTCTTCCTTTGGCATATTCTTGATTTCGAGTTACAAGCGCGTGAAGTTCCTTAATAAAACTTATTGTCAATTCCCTGTTTTCTTTAACCACATCAAAGACGAAATCAACAGCCTCTAAGTGATCGGATAAATGAGCCAGTAATTTTGGAACAGGTACGTTAGCATTGTGGCTAATGTAAAACTCAATGAATCCTTTTTTTATAAACGTTTCAGTGATTCCCTTTTCCAGGTCATACATGCGTTCCACAATACCTGTTTCAATAGCATGTTCACGCTTGAGTTCGGCTATAAATAGTTAGTATTCTCTTGAGTTGTTTTTAAGAATTTCCCTCCGTTCAAACCAAGAGGAAGACAGACGTGTCACAGGCAACCCATTTTGGAGTAAGCTCAATGTTTTGCCACAATCGCTGTATTCTTGGTTCGGTCATGTATTATTTAGTTTAATGATAGCATAAATTCAGACACTGGCCCTGTCCCCTGCCCCACTCACCAAAAATAACATATTTCACCAAACCGATCATCAGGAAGTTTCTGCTACCGGCCAATGAGGAAGTTTTCCCTGTACATCCACACATAAAAAGCCCCCGGACTTATCCGCTTCTGACGGTGTCAGATGGGGAAAGTCTGGGGGCTTGAAGTAAGCTTCTCTGAATTG encodes:
- a CDS encoding phospholipase, whose product is MISNISENFLETRRTARYFTAGNAESARHVVYLLHGYGHSAAQMLERLSPALPAAFVVAPEGLSRYYKEGYNGRVGASWMTKESREQEISDYIFYLDHLHRHLFPGQSPPVTILGFSQGASTAARWAALGKVQPQLLILWGGKLPPDLPDNAISKLLKNTALHYITGTEDQFVTPDVLSNEKERLEKLGVSFNLFNYETGHKFELKVLASFLEKNPLYG
- a CDS encoding SEC-C metal-binding domain-containing protein yields the protein MSNVYQLKIILEGSEPVIWRSVQVQADTSLYELHEIIQVLMDWEDYHMFSFEVNGNHISELPGEFEPEEEEADDKMSIKLSEEIRKVGDNFIYTYGHENNWRMLVEVERMMPDKSDAYYPVCTAGENASPPEDTGGIIEYVTMLAALSDPKHKEHKDAVDWLGGDWDAEFFDLARVNRELLRINSDSYPDEYGLRTYDDVKNLNKPTVLLDDEIPAEGIHEWLEAALNEEGSLEHSAMTRLRDKGLDEFEAMAAIAGAMAVEWYYYMKHGVDQLDERYRINLERLPEQPLEVPDLEHAVQIIEQATYGIPIEAIEYLRNQPTENVLDIIVEGLEKAYDRSRFYKEETNQWMSAPLFYAIAAEAHTHERLIEPVFGLYLTSPYATDFIHEQGNYLLSQLSEKYRDIVVPKVIEAAHPDSPYASGSIIYLYDGIQYADPAKYGAQILAVLENPDTPIRDQWAHAVANLQLKEAIPMIKAIIRKREAVKQRRGTISAWWEFHDIIEYKEALEKLESGESKFPAQDGPNHLNRGDWREYYKQWEDRFYDQYEAEEDDEEDEDEEWGSWPIVKDNPVSKMFKDIHQKPTPYIKEKKPGRNDPCYCGSDKKYKKCCMKKDEAVEEM